Part of the Syntrophorhabdales bacterium genome, TTCCGGCTCTGTCATTGGTGTATTAGGCTGTTTCGGGTAGGGGTCAGGCGAGCTTATTCTCTCACCGGCCTCTTCCACGCTCCAGCCCTTCTTGATGGCCGATTTCACCGCTTCAATCCACTGCTCCACAATACCGGACTGCTCCTTAAGGTAGTCTTTCTTGCAAAGCTCACCGTGCCCGGGGACCACAACCTCTACATCCAGTTCGCCGAGTTTTTTAAGAGATGCAATCCACTGTTCGGGTTGAGACTCGTGCAGCCATGATTTCTTCTTCTGAAATACGATATCCGTGGTAAAGACCGCTCGCTCCTCAGGAATATACACGCCAATACCACCGTCAGAATGGCCTGGCAGACGAAACAGTTTTATCGTATGATCACCCACATAAAGATCCGTGTTGTCAGTAATAGCAATATCCGCAAGCCTCACCCGGTATCCTTCCATGAGAGGTGCAGCTGCCGGATCCATATTCTTGACCGTATCGAGCACTCTGGCTAGAGGCACCTCCGCGAGTTTGTCCCTCGTTGCCTTGGAAGTAATCAGGACGCCGGGGAAGAAATGGCTGGTCTGCCAGTGATCGGGGTGCTCTTCGGTGTTGATGAGATAGCGTATCTCTCCCTTGCTGACAGCCTCGTTACGCCATTTTACCGCGTCCGTCGGTTTCATCGGCGTGTCGATCATGACCACCCCTGCCTTGGTGGTCACGAACCCCAGGTTGCATGCGGTCATGCCTGTCTCTACATAAAGATTCTTTGTAACCTGCAGCATCTTCTTTGTCTCCTTTCTCCGAGCTTCAGCGAACCGCTATGCCTCCTGGCACAGCATATCGAGCGAATGTAGCATACTGACCCAACTCAGTCAACGGATTTTGTTGCAGGGATTTTGTTGCAGGTGTCCTTCAGGACATTCGCCCTGTGTCCGTTTTGCCGCTCATTTTCCTTGACAAGCATGTGTAAAAAGAGGATAAAGTGCGCAGGCTGCTTAGCCAATTGCAGAGGGGATCATAAAAGCGAAACCTGCAATGCGTATTCAACATCGTGCTCACATAACGGACATCTGAAAATTACTGTGAACAGACTAAGCGGACTTGTAGTCTTTCTTCTCGGATTCGCGATCTTCTGGCAGGGCCGGAGCCTTTCCATTGGCACGCTGCATGCGCCGGGGCCCGGCTTTTTCCCTGCGCTTATCGCCGGAGTGCTCGTCCTTCTCGCACTTATATTGATGATCGGGGGAGGGAAAAAGGAAGGCGAGGAAGATGCTGTTCCTTTTTCAGCCGTCCTAAGGATGCTGCTGCTCTTTGCCTCGCTCGTCGCCTATTTTCTCCTTCTGGAATATCTGGGCTTCGTCATCGTCAGTTTCCTTCTCATGTTTTTCCTGTTCTTCTGGGTGGGACGTCAGCGGTGGTATCTGGCCTTCTCGTCGGCTTTCGTCTGCATAGGCTTGGCATATCTTCTCTTTGAGGTGCTTCTTAAGAGTAATCTTCCGCGAGGCGTTTTCGGGTTCTGACTATGGAGTTGCTGCATAACCTTTATCTCGGTTTCAGTGTCACGCTCCTTCCGGTGAACCTTCTTTTCTGTTTTATTGGCGTTCTTCTCGGAACACTGGTGGGGGTTCTGCCTGGCCTCGGTCCTGCTGCGACGATTGCGCTTCTGCTGCCCATCACGTTCAGCCTGAGACCGGAAGCGGCAATAATCATGATCGCAGGGATTTACTATGGCGCGCAGTACGGAGGCTCCACCACATCCATCCTCGTCAACATACCCGGCGAGGCATCGTCCGTAGTTACCTGCCTCGATGGCTACAAGATGGCACGTCAGGGCAGGGCAGGGCCTGCACTGGGCATCTCTGCTTTCGGCTCGTTTATAGGTGGAACACTGAGCGTCGTGGGTCTGATGCTGCTTGGCCCTTTGCTTGCGCGTTTTGCTCTCAGGTTCGGTCCTCCCGAATACTTCGCGCTCATGTTCCTCGGTATCGTCATCCTGACGTTCCTTTCCAAAGGATCCATGCTGAAGTGTTTTATTTCAGCGGGACTCGGACTTTTTATAGGAACAATAGGGATTGACACCATTTACGGAGTACAACGTTTTACTTACGGCACACTGACGCTGATGGACGGTGTGGGCCTCGTTCCTGTTGCGATGGGATTGTTCGGCGTAACCGAAGTGTTCGTTAACCTGGAACAGACAGAGGTCCGCGACATTTTCAAGAGCAAGATAAAAGGTCTCCTGCCCACACGAAAGGATTGGGCCGAGTCATTCGGTCCTATCATGAGAGGTTCTGTGATGGGCTTCTTTCTGGGCATTCTTCCGGGTGGTGGCGCTATTATGGCCTCTTTCGCTTCCTACGCCACAGAGAAACGTATCTCCCGCCATCCCGAGACTTTCGGTAATGGAGCGATAGCCGGCGTTGCAGGCCCTGAGACCGCCAACAACGCGGCCACGGGCGGCGCCATGATCCCGCTTCTTTCTCTGGGTATTCCGTCCAATGTCATCATGGCCCTCTTGATAGGGGCGATGATGATCCACGGCATCAAGCCGAACGCCTTTCTGGTCAGTGAGCATCCGCAAGTCTTCTGGGGTGTCATCACGTCCATGTATGTAGGGAATGTTATTCTTCTGGTGCTCAACCTTCCGCTTATTCCCGTCTGGGTCCGGCTCCTTAAGATTCCCTACGGCATACTCTTCCCGCTGATCCTGCTCTTCTGTTTGATAGGCGTCTACACCGTGAATAACAACGCCTATGAAATCCTGATCATGCTTATTTTCGGCGTGATCGGCTACGTGATGCGCAAGACGGGTTTCGAGCCCGCCCCCCTGCTCTTTGCCATGGTTATCGGTCCGATCATGGAAACAGCATTGCGCCAGTCATTGCTTGCTTCTCGCGGCAATTTCTCGGTCTTTTTGTATCGTCCGATCTCTGCGGTATTGCTTGGAGCAGCAGGTCTTATTTTACTGAGTTCGCTCATCCCCAGGGTGGGGAAACAGAGAGAGACCATCATCCAAGAAACCCCTGATGACTAAATGGCCACTCTCCTTCACCCGATAGGCAGTATACTCCACAATATTCCATCTTGGATTGTGATGATATTCTTTAGGATTTCGAGATTAGGATTTAGAACTTATCCTTTTCTCGGGGCGGTTTGAGGAACGCTCCCTCTCTCGCGTGGCGACGTCTCTCGAATCGTTCCCTCAGTTCGTCGAGCTTCTTCTTTTGCTCATCATTAAGCTCTTGTCTGATTTGCGAGAAGCCGTCATCCATAATGCTATCTATTTCCGGTCGTCTCTGGAGAAAGTATTCACGGAGCTTCTCTTCTGTCTGCTCGACAATTTTTTGCACCGCGACTTTCTGCTCCTCCGTGAGGCTGAGATCCTTCGAGAGCCTTTTCATGATGAAAGCCGTTCTGCTGCCGTGCTCGCCCGGAAAGAAAGAATGGTGACGCTGGAAATAGAGCCGGGTGCCTACTGAGCCGACCAGAACACCGACGATGAACACGAGCGCTACCCCGACTATGAGCTTCCCTTTATTCATGCGCCCTCCTTATACCCCGAACAGGTGCACCAGTGCTGAGTCTTCCACCGCCGTTAGAACCAACTGCACGATATCATACTCAAAAAGCGCATTCATAGCGAATGAAAGAGCAGCGAGCACTGCCATTAATAATGAGGTGGCAGGCGCAAGCCGCCAGACAAGATGCTCGAAGGTGGGCAGATACCCGGGCGCAGAGCTACAGGTACCCATGTGGCGGATGCGCACCATGACGCTGTCCTGCCATTGCTCTCCCACTGGCAATCTTTCCTTCGCCCGGTATGCCTCCCGCAATATTCCTGTGAGCTTCTCCAGCTCCTTTCCGGAGAGTTTCATGTATCACTCCTTTTGTGTTTGGCCGCCCCCGTGAGCAACGCCCGCAGCTTCTTGCGGGAGCGAAATAACCGCACTTTCACGTTTGCCGTGCTCCAGCCCAGAAGGATGGCAGCTTCCTTGAGAGAATGCCCCTCA contains:
- a CDS encoding MBL fold metallo-hydrolase encodes the protein MLQVTKNLYVETGMTACNLGFVTTKAGVVMIDTPMKPTDAVKWRNEAVSKGEIRYLINTEEHPDHWQTSHFFPGVLITSKATRDKLAEVPLARVLDTVKNMDPAAAPLMEGYRVRLADIAITDNTDLYVGDHTIKLFRLPGHSDGGIGVYIPEERAVFTTDIVFQKKKSWLHESQPEQWIASLKKLGELDVEVVVPGHGELCKKDYLKEQSGIVEQWIEAVKSAIKKGWSVEEAGERISSPDPYPKQPNTPMTEPELNRAIVARLYHLYS
- a CDS encoding tripartite tricarboxylate transporter TctB family protein gives rise to the protein MNRLSGLVVFLLGFAIFWQGRSLSIGTLHAPGPGFFPALIAGVLVLLALILMIGGGKKEGEEDAVPFSAVLRMLLLFASLVAYFLLLEYLGFVIVSFLLMFFLFFWVGRQRWYLAFSSAFVCIGLAYLLFEVLLKSNLPRGVFGF
- a CDS encoding tripartite tricarboxylate transporter permease, with translation MELLHNLYLGFSVTLLPVNLLFCFIGVLLGTLVGVLPGLGPAATIALLLPITFSLRPEAAIIMIAGIYYGAQYGGSTTSILVNIPGEASSVVTCLDGYKMARQGRAGPALGISAFGSFIGGTLSVVGLMLLGPLLARFALRFGPPEYFALMFLGIVILTFLSKGSMLKCFISAGLGLFIGTIGIDTIYGVQRFTYGTLTLMDGVGLVPVAMGLFGVTEVFVNLEQTEVRDIFKSKIKGLLPTRKDWAESFGPIMRGSVMGFFLGILPGGGAIMASFASYATEKRISRHPETFGNGAIAGVAGPETANNAATGGAMIPLLSLGIPSNVIMALLIGAMMIHGIKPNAFLVSEHPQVFWGVITSMYVGNVILLVLNLPLIPVWVRLLKIPYGILFPLILLFCLIGVYTVNNNAYEILIMLIFGVIGYVMRKTGFEPAPLLFAMVIGPIMETALRQSLLASRGNFSVFLYRPISAVLLGAAGLILLSSLIPRVGKQRETIIQETPDD